A window of the Gordonia humi genome harbors these coding sequences:
- a CDS encoding nitroreductase family deazaflavin-dependent oxidoreductase gives MSNAEFSPVDWVRTQTETILSTGTTDGVQVQDRPIVLFTTTGAKSGKKRYVPLMRVEENGKYLMVASKGGAPENPSWYYNVKANPQVTVQDGEKVVELTAREIDGDEYAHWWELAVAAFPSYAEYQKNTDRRIPAFVLE, from the coding sequence ATGAGCAACGCAGAGTTCAGCCCCGTCGACTGGGTGCGCACACAGACCGAGACCATTCTGTCCACCGGGACCACCGACGGTGTTCAGGTCCAGGACCGTCCCATCGTCCTGTTCACCACCACCGGCGCCAAGTCGGGCAAGAAGCGGTACGTCCCGCTGATGCGCGTCGAGGAGAACGGCAAGTACCTGATGGTCGCATCCAAGGGCGGCGCACCGGAGAACCCGTCCTGGTACTACAACGTCAAGGCGAACCCGCAGGTCACCGTGCAGGACGGCGAGAAGGTGGTCGAGCTGACCGCCCGCGAGATCGACGGCGACGAGTACGCCCACTGGTGGGAGCTCGCCGTGGCGGCCTTCCCGTCGTACGCCGAGTACCAGAAGAACACCGATCGCAGGATCCCGGCGTTCGTTCTGGAGTGA
- a CDS encoding YdeI/OmpD-associated family protein, with translation MTVEFTGQVEEINGRRLVRLPADASTELPSRGQVAATAVVNETRFETVVEPDGNRGHWIRLDGHAVDAGTTVTAALAPTKQWPEPTVPDDLRSALDAAPDIAGLWNEITPMARWEWVRWVQATKNAQTRARRVEVGVSKLRDGKRRPCCFDLSSCTDPDVARSGVLIGAK, from the coding sequence ATGACCGTGGAGTTCACCGGACAGGTCGAGGAGATCAACGGCCGACGCCTCGTCCGGCTGCCCGCCGACGCGAGTACCGAACTGCCCTCGCGCGGACAGGTTGCTGCGACCGCTGTTGTGAACGAGACGCGGTTCGAGACCGTCGTCGAACCCGACGGCAACCGCGGCCACTGGATCCGGCTCGACGGGCACGCCGTCGACGCGGGCACGACGGTGACGGCGGCACTCGCCCCGACCAAGCAGTGGCCCGAACCGACGGTGCCCGACGACCTCCGGTCCGCCCTCGACGCGGCGCCGGACATCGCCGGTCTCTGGAACGAGATCACTCCGATGGCCCGCTGGGAGTGGGTCCGCTGGGTTCAGGCGACGAAGAACGCGCAGACCCGCGCTCGCCGCGTCGAGGTCGGTGTGTCGAAACTGCGCGACGGCAAACGACGCCCGTGCTGCTTCGACCTCTCATCGTGCACCGATCCGGACGTGGCGCGCAGCGGCGTCCTGATCGGCGCGAAGTAG
- a CDS encoding cation:dicarboxylate symporter family transporter, with the protein MTSSSNTASHPGATGRRRDRTHFLYIAVIVAVIAGVIVGMVWPEVGKDLKPLGEIFVNLIKMMISPVIFCTIVLGIGSVRKAASVGRIGGLALVYFIVMSTFALGIGVLVGNVLKPGTGLHVTAGSGAEYAEQAHEGGGTWGFIKGIVPDSMLSALTSGSVLQTLFIALLVGFALQAVGDAGEPILRGVALIQKLVFRVLVMILWLAPIGAFGAMAAVVGSTGFDAVKQLGLLMLAFYITCILFVFVVLGSLLRFVAHLSVFKLARYLAREYLLIVATSSSEAALPRLIAKMEHAGVQKSTVGIVVPTGYSFNLDGTAIYLTMASLFVADAMGAPLNYGEQFSLLLFMMIASKGAAGVTGAGLATLAGGLQSHRPELLDGVGVIVGIDRFMSEARALTNFSGNAIATLLVGTWTKTVDHDQARRVLDGDDPFDESLMVDDHDPAEPEPIAKPEPVSV; encoded by the coding sequence GTGACATCATCGTCGAATACAGCGTCGCACCCCGGTGCGACAGGCCGCAGACGCGACCGCACGCACTTCCTCTACATCGCCGTCATCGTCGCGGTGATCGCCGGCGTCATCGTCGGAATGGTGTGGCCGGAGGTCGGCAAGGACCTCAAGCCGCTGGGCGAGATCTTCGTCAATCTGATCAAGATGATGATCTCGCCGGTCATCTTCTGCACCATCGTGCTGGGCATCGGCTCCGTGCGCAAGGCCGCGAGCGTCGGCCGCATCGGCGGTCTCGCTCTCGTGTACTTCATCGTGATGTCGACCTTCGCACTCGGCATCGGAGTCCTCGTCGGCAACGTCCTCAAACCGGGTACCGGCCTGCACGTGACCGCGGGATCGGGCGCCGAGTACGCCGAGCAGGCGCACGAGGGCGGCGGCACGTGGGGCTTCATCAAGGGCATCGTGCCCGACTCGATGCTGTCCGCGCTGACGTCGGGCAGTGTGCTGCAGACCCTGTTCATCGCGCTTCTGGTCGGCTTCGCGCTGCAGGCCGTCGGCGATGCGGGCGAGCCGATCCTGCGCGGTGTCGCCCTGATCCAGAAGCTCGTCTTCCGGGTGCTCGTGATGATCCTCTGGCTGGCTCCGATCGGCGCGTTCGGCGCGATGGCCGCCGTGGTCGGCTCCACCGGATTCGACGCCGTGAAGCAGCTCGGTCTGCTCATGCTCGCCTTCTACATCACGTGCATCCTGTTCGTCTTCGTCGTGCTCGGCAGTCTGCTGCGGTTCGTCGCACACCTGTCGGTGTTCAAACTGGCTCGCTACCTGGCTCGCGAGTACCTGCTGATCGTCGCGACATCGTCGAGTGAGGCGGCTCTGCCTCGACTCATCGCAAAGATGGAGCATGCGGGCGTGCAGAAGTCGACCGTCGGCATCGTGGTCCCGACCGGCTACTCGTTCAATCTCGACGGCACCGCCATCTACCTGACGATGGCCTCGCTGTTCGTCGCCGACGCGATGGGCGCACCGCTGAACTACGGCGAGCAGTTCTCGCTGCTGCTGTTCATGATGATCGCGTCCAAGGGCGCCGCCGGCGTCACCGGCGCCGGACTCGCCACCCTGGCGGGCGGGCTGCAGAGCCACCGGCCCGAGCTCCTCGACGGCGTCGGGGTGATCGTGGGCATCGACCGCTTCATGTCGGAGGCGCGCGCGTTGACCAACTTCTCGGGGAACGCGATCGCCACGCTCCTCGTCGGGACTTGGACCAAGACCGTCGATCACGACCAGGCACGGCGCGTTCTCGACGGCGACGATCCCTTCGACGAGTCGCTCATGGTCGACGACCACGATCCGGCGGAGCCCGAACCGATCGCGAAACCCGAACCGGTGTCCGTCTGA
- a CDS encoding FecCD family ABC transporter permease: MGVTAVRPAADQNRVGASATSAGGVRYSRVGELPGGTPRPDEDVRESTGTASQGGRRYLTAWLLGLVALAVLCVLSCAVGSRSIPIGDVLTALADHDDSRESIIVWELRVPRTLLAVVCGAALAVAGVVMQAITRNPLAEPGILGVNSGASIAVVLAIAALGVATPAGYMWFAFVGAGVAAVVVFVLGTSRTGPTSHTRLVLAGIALSTSLSSFIGIITMFDSSTFDSYRFWVVGSLENRTMEVALWVTPFVVVGLGVALVLGNHFNALALGDEMGAALGLTVARVRVLGFGVVVILCGAATAAAGPIAFVGLVVPHAVRLVAGVDHCRNLALSLVAGPILLLASDIVGRLVVRPAELEVGIVTAFIGAPVLLLLILRARTGRS, encoded by the coding sequence ATGGGAGTGACAGCTGTGAGACCTGCCGCGGACCAGAACCGTGTCGGCGCGTCGGCGACGTCCGCCGGCGGTGTGCGCTACTCGCGTGTGGGCGAGCTCCCGGGCGGCACACCGCGGCCAGACGAGGACGTACGTGAATCGACGGGGACGGCTTCGCAGGGCGGGCGACGATACCTGACGGCATGGCTTCTCGGACTCGTCGCCCTGGCGGTGCTCTGCGTTCTCAGCTGCGCGGTCGGTTCGCGGAGCATTCCGATCGGCGACGTCCTCACCGCGCTCGCCGACCACGACGATTCGCGCGAGTCGATCATCGTCTGGGAACTGCGTGTGCCGAGGACCCTGCTCGCCGTGGTCTGCGGCGCCGCGCTCGCCGTCGCCGGTGTCGTGATGCAGGCGATCACCCGGAACCCGCTGGCCGAGCCGGGAATCCTGGGAGTCAACTCGGGAGCGTCCATCGCGGTGGTGCTGGCGATCGCGGCGCTCGGCGTCGCGACCCCGGCCGGGTACATGTGGTTCGCGTTCGTCGGCGCGGGGGTGGCGGCCGTGGTCGTCTTCGTGCTCGGGACCAGCCGGACCGGTCCGACGAGTCACACACGGCTGGTTCTGGCGGGCATCGCCCTCTCGACGAGCCTGAGCTCGTTCATCGGGATCATCACGATGTTCGACTCGTCGACGTTCGACTCGTATCGGTTCTGGGTCGTCGGATCGTTGGAGAACAGGACGATGGAAGTGGCCCTGTGGGTGACCCCGTTCGTCGTCGTCGGGCTGGGCGTCGCGCTGGTCCTGGGCAACCACTTCAACGCATTGGCCCTCGGCGACGAGATGGGCGCCGCCCTCGGGCTGACGGTGGCGCGAGTGCGTGTGCTCGGCTTCGGTGTCGTAGTGATCCTGTGCGGAGCCGCCACCGCGGCGGCCGGGCCGATCGCTTTCGTCGGCCTCGTCGTACCGCACGCGGTCCGGCTGGTCGCGGGCGTCGACCACTGCAGGAACCTGGCGCTGTCGCTGGTGGCCGGGCCGATCCTGCTGCTGGCGAGCGACATCGTCGGGCGACTCGTCGTCCGTCCCGCCGAACTGGAGGTCGGTATCGTCACCGCCTTCATCGGTGCGCCGGTGCTGCTGCTCCTGATTCTCCGTGCCCGAACCGGGAGGTCATGA
- a CDS encoding NAD-dependent epimerase/dehydratase family protein — translation MRIFLAGGSGVIGRRLIPQLVSAGHQVSATTRRAGTADRLRELGADPVVVDVYDADGLAAAVAAAAPDTVIHQLTDLSDYDTDANARLRREGTANLVAAAEAAGVERMITQSIAWAYVPGDSPADEDVEIPEGSAVRIMEDLVFSMSHGTILRYGMLYGPTTWYEPGGRVADAVAAGAYPATDAVTSFAHIDDVVAATVQALDWPDGAYNIVDDEPAPATAWLPVYAAGLGAPAPVVTDRPDGTPRGRGASNAKARGVGWSPIHPTWREGFPQM, via the coding sequence ATGCGCATCTTTCTCGCCGGTGGTTCCGGCGTCATCGGCCGTCGTCTCATTCCGCAACTCGTCTCGGCCGGTCATCAGGTGAGTGCGACGACACGTCGCGCCGGGACGGCCGATCGGCTCCGCGAACTGGGCGCCGACCCGGTCGTCGTCGACGTCTACGACGCGGACGGTCTGGCGGCCGCCGTCGCGGCGGCCGCCCCCGACACCGTGATCCATCAGCTGACGGACCTCAGCGACTACGACACCGACGCCAACGCGCGGCTGCGCCGCGAGGGCACCGCGAACCTCGTCGCCGCGGCCGAGGCCGCGGGCGTCGAGCGGATGATCACCCAGTCGATCGCGTGGGCGTACGTTCCCGGCGACTCCCCCGCCGACGAAGACGTCGAGATCCCGGAGGGTTCGGCCGTGCGAATCATGGAGGACCTCGTGTTCTCGATGTCGCACGGAACGATCCTTCGCTACGGCATGCTGTACGGTCCGACCACCTGGTACGAGCCGGGCGGCCGCGTCGCCGACGCCGTGGCGGCGGGCGCCTACCCCGCGACCGACGCCGTGACGTCGTTCGCGCACATCGACGACGTCGTCGCCGCGACCGTGCAGGCTCTCGACTGGCCCGACGGCGCGTACAACATCGTCGACGACGAGCCCGCGCCGGCCACCGCGTGGCTGCCCGTCTATGCGGCGGGACTGGGCGCGCCCGCGCCGGTCGTCACCGATCGTCCCGACGGCACCCCGCGCGGGCGCGGCGCGTCGAACGCCAAGGCTCGGGGCGTCGGCTGGTCGCCGATTCATCCGACGTGGCGGGAGGGGTTTCCGCAGATGTGA
- a CDS encoding FUSC family protein, whose amino-acid sequence MAQTPTVSVQSAAPLTTAGRTRQTFGEWFNRFVASDPGLTRLRTAVQIVVSVAAVILAEWIFARVAHPLTISGDSATAAMENRAAGVMGMMAGAMVVMVSSFAGPMFGSIRDGLLGLALLPCAMFVGVVAGLALEHVKVVALIVMVAALGGAGFLRRFGAWGFVLGQGLFMGNFLGFFLARLTDVSGIGWIAAELAIGGAVAIVAQLVLFYPSRWSAVQRLRSSFLGRADGVAAATVDVLDHPNTQRLRVRQHRKLIRLNETALMIDAQLAENPRLPVGTTAAEIHGHVFNAELALANAARFARSIAISQVPDRIRDQVREAMVAIGHRDGDVIERLGCRLRERLRDDAVRTSVSDDVLVVLHRFATSVSDYGRVVSAIGRQRFEPYWERLKAHDVPEQERFEASVALVAGWLPGSSAVSATASKEKAAQSVTARLDPSVRAGIQMTVAAAISVVVGTLISHDRFYWAVLATFVTFMGANNAAEQVRKGAFRVIGTVLGVIVGAILAHLVGENVPLSIAVILVSLFIGIYMMRISYAFFAMSITILVAQLYVQLAEFSADLLEMRVVETLVGAAAAVVTVIFVLPLRTSRVVRVATREFLDAMSAMVSATARVVREDEDYHRLESASRDLDVAFQALEAATSPSRAMLRVPGTFGGVKQQWWAAANAAHSYARDLVADARWCDGVDGVSGERLDEAARAMNSSIAELSEGLSEHRSRRVYVRSASKFERVAAVLDDHGRLTPRQLVLRDLQLIDGALAAIAASAEIEVQAVDTAVASR is encoded by the coding sequence ATGGCTCAGACTCCCACCGTTTCCGTACAGTCCGCGGCACCACTGACAACGGCGGGACGCACTCGCCAGACCTTCGGCGAGTGGTTCAACCGCTTTGTCGCGTCCGACCCGGGACTGACTCGTCTGCGCACGGCCGTGCAGATCGTGGTGTCCGTGGCGGCAGTCATTCTCGCCGAATGGATCTTCGCTCGGGTCGCGCACCCGCTCACGATCTCCGGTGATTCGGCCACGGCCGCCATGGAGAACCGCGCCGCCGGTGTGATGGGCATGATGGCCGGTGCGATGGTCGTGATGGTCTCCAGCTTCGCCGGACCGATGTTCGGTTCGATCCGCGACGGCCTCCTGGGACTGGCACTGCTGCCGTGCGCCATGTTCGTCGGCGTCGTGGCCGGACTCGCGCTCGAACACGTCAAGGTGGTCGCGCTGATCGTGATGGTCGCCGCGCTCGGCGGCGCGGGCTTCCTCCGCCGCTTCGGCGCGTGGGGCTTCGTACTCGGGCAGGGCCTCTTCATGGGCAATTTTCTGGGCTTCTTCCTGGCTCGGCTGACCGATGTGAGCGGCATCGGCTGGATCGCCGCGGAACTCGCCATCGGCGGAGCCGTCGCCATCGTGGCGCAGCTCGTGCTCTTCTATCCGAGTCGGTGGTCGGCGGTTCAGCGTCTGCGATCGTCGTTCCTCGGCCGCGCAGACGGGGTCGCGGCCGCGACAGTCGATGTTCTCGACCATCCGAACACGCAGCGGCTCCGCGTGCGGCAGCACCGGAAGCTGATCCGGCTCAACGAGACCGCGTTGATGATCGACGCCCAACTCGCCGAGAACCCGCGTCTGCCGGTCGGTACCACCGCCGCCGAGATCCACGGTCACGTGTTCAACGCCGAACTCGCGCTGGCGAACGCGGCTCGCTTCGCCCGGTCGATCGCCATCTCGCAGGTTCCGGATCGGATCCGCGATCAGGTCCGTGAGGCCATGGTCGCCATCGGCCACCGTGACGGCGACGTCATCGAACGCCTGGGATGTCGGCTCCGCGAGCGGCTGCGCGACGACGCGGTGCGCACGAGCGTCAGTGACGACGTCCTGGTGGTACTCCACCGCTTCGCGACGTCGGTCAGCGACTACGGACGCGTCGTCTCGGCGATCGGTCGGCAGCGATTCGAGCCGTACTGGGAGCGGCTCAAGGCCCACGACGTCCCCGAGCAGGAACGCTTCGAGGCGTCGGTCGCACTGGTCGCCGGCTGGCTGCCCGGCTCGTCCGCGGTCAGCGCTACCGCGTCGAAGGAGAAGGCCGCGCAGTCGGTCACGGCGCGCCTGGATCCGTCGGTGCGCGCCGGAATCCAGATGACGGTCGCGGCCGCGATCTCCGTCGTCGTCGGCACACTGATCTCACACGACCGCTTCTACTGGGCGGTCCTGGCGACATTCGTGACCTTCATGGGCGCGAACAATGCGGCCGAACAGGTCCGCAAGGGAGCGTTCCGTGTCATCGGCACCGTCCTCGGTGTGATCGTCGGCGCGATCCTGGCGCACCTCGTCGGAGAGAACGTACCGCTGTCGATCGCGGTGATCCTCGTGTCGCTGTTCATCGGCATCTACATGATGCGTATCAGCTACGCCTTCTTCGCCATGTCGATCACGATTCTGGTCGCCCAGCTGTACGTGCAGTTGGCGGAGTTCTCCGCGGATCTGCTCGAGATGCGGGTGGTCGAGACGCTCGTCGGCGCCGCGGCCGCGGTGGTCACGGTGATCTTCGTGCTCCCGTTGCGCACCAGCCGAGTGGTCCGCGTGGCCACGCGGGAGTTCCTCGACGCGATGTCGGCGATGGTGTCGGCGACGGCGCGTGTGGTGCGGGAGGACGAGGACTACCACCGTCTGGAGTCCGCGTCCCGTGATCTCGACGTCGCCTTCCAAGCACTGGAGGCCGCGACCTCGCCGAGTCGCGCGATGCTCCGTGTGCCCGGAACGTTCGGCGGCGTGAAACAGCAGTGGTGGGCGGCCGCGAATGCCGCGCACTCGTACGCGCGCGATCTGGTGGCCGACGCGCGGTGGTGCGACGGCGTCGACGGCGTGTCGGGCGAGCGGCTCGACGAGGCCGCTCGCGCCATGAACTCCTCGATCGCCGAACTCTCCGAAGGACTCTCCGAGCACCGATCGCGTCGCGTCTACGTGCGATCGGCGTCGAAGTTCGAGCGAGTCGCCGCCGTCCTCGACGATCACGGACGACTCACCCCGCGTCAGCTCGTCCTACGCGACCTCCAGCTGATCGACGGCGCACTGGCCGCCATCGCGGCATCCGCCGAGATCGAGGTGCAGGCCGTCGACACCGCGGTAGCGAGCCGATGA
- a CDS encoding CoA-binding protein, translated as MTTTDDVVEQILASYDTITVVGASADTNKAANEVPAYMKSAGWRIIPVNPRADEIVGETVYRSLADIPEQVGLVDVFRPSADCAEIARQAVAAGATALWLQLGIVSAQAREIAESAGLLYVEDRCLIIEQRRTGIRKT; from the coding sequence ATGACCACCACCGATGACGTCGTCGAACAGATCCTCGCCTCCTACGACACGATCACGGTCGTCGGAGCCAGCGCCGACACGAATAAGGCCGCGAACGAGGTCCCGGCGTATATGAAGAGCGCCGGGTGGCGGATCATCCCGGTGAACCCGCGCGCCGACGAGATCGTCGGCGAGACGGTGTACCGCAGTCTCGCCGACATTCCCGAACAGGTCGGGTTGGTGGACGTGTTCCGGCCGTCGGCCGACTGCGCCGAGATCGCCCGCCAGGCGGTGGCCGCCGGTGCGACCGCGCTCTGGCTGCAGTTGGGCATCGTCAGCGCGCAGGCCCGCGAGATCGCCGAGTCGGCCGGTCTGCTGTACGTCGAGGACCGCTGCCTGATCATCGAGCAGAGGCGAACAGGTATCCGTAAGACGTAG
- the msrA gene encoding peptide-methionine (S)-S-oxide reductase MsrA translates to MASGIDDTGEITREAGAETAVLAGGCFWGMEDLIRREPGVLATRVGYTGGDNDHATYRNHPGHAEAVEIVFDPTQTTYRDILAFFFQIHDPTTIDRQGNDTGTSYRSAIFPLTSEQETVARDTVADVDASGLWPGHAVTTIEEPGPFWEAEPEHQDYLINYPDGYTCHFPRPDWVLPKRAQG, encoded by the coding sequence ATGGCCAGCGGCATCGACGACACCGGCGAGATCACCCGGGAGGCCGGCGCGGAGACGGCAGTCCTCGCGGGCGGCTGCTTCTGGGGCATGGAGGACCTGATCCGGCGTGAGCCCGGTGTCCTCGCCACACGTGTCGGCTACACCGGCGGCGACAACGACCACGCGACGTACCGGAACCACCCGGGGCACGCCGAGGCCGTCGAGATCGTCTTCGACCCGACCCAGACGACCTATCGCGACATCCTCGCGTTCTTCTTCCAGATCCACGATCCGACGACGATCGACCGACAGGGCAACGACACCGGCACCAGCTACCGGTCGGCGATCTTCCCGCTCACCTCCGAGCAGGAGACCGTCGCCCGCGACACCGTCGCCGACGTCGACGCCTCCGGTCTGTGGCCCGGGCATGCGGTCACCACGATCGAGGAGCCCGGCCCGTTCTGGGAGGCCGAGCCCGAGCATCAGGACTATCTGATCAACTACCCCGACGGCTACACCTGTCACTTCCCGCGACCTGACTGGGTGCTGCCGAAGCGAGCACAGGGCTGA
- a CDS encoding nitroreductase/quinone reductase family protein — protein sequence MNFSDTTASAGAWVLENGHRALLAVTGGRFPKKLLGMETIELHTVGRTSGQRRSSMLTAPIFERDRIVVVASKGGHSDHPDWYKNLVANPDVEVTFRETTTPWTAVTADADAKAALWPTVVKVNPGYDGYQRKTDRDIPVVVLTPRR from the coding sequence ATGAACTTCTCTGACACGACCGCGTCCGCCGGTGCCTGGGTTCTGGAGAACGGTCATCGCGCACTGTTGGCGGTGACCGGTGGACGATTCCCCAAGAAGCTCCTCGGCATGGAGACGATCGAACTGCACACCGTGGGCCGCACGTCGGGGCAGCGCCGCTCGTCGATGCTGACGGCGCCGATCTTCGAACGCGACAGGATCGTCGTCGTCGCATCCAAGGGCGGTCATTCCGACCACCCCGACTGGTATAAGAACCTCGTCGCGAATCCCGATGTCGAGGTGACCTTCCGGGAGACGACCACACCGTGGACGGCCGTGACCGCAGACGCCGACGCGAAGGCCGCACTGTGGCCGACCGTGGTGAAAGTCAACCCCGGCTACGACGGCTACCAGCGCAAGACCGACCGCGACATCCCCGTCGTGGTCCTCACCCCGCGGCGCTGA
- a CDS encoding methylated-DNA--[protein]-cysteine S-methyltransferase — protein sequence MTVRPRGPRHTVIASPVDDVLLIADGDELVRVVFAAHSVGESARGPLAADDDPVLAATRHQLREYFDGDRTAFDLPLRTDGNEFDTAVWHALADIPCGTTVTYGDLGERLGDRRLAQRVGQSVGRNPIPIVLPCHRVVGADGSLTGFGGGLARKRILLDLEEPDADDGMRLF from the coding sequence ATGACCGTGCGTCCGCGCGGACCGCGCCATACGGTGATCGCGTCACCGGTCGACGACGTGCTCCTGATCGCCGACGGCGACGAACTCGTGCGGGTCGTCTTCGCCGCCCATTCGGTCGGCGAGTCCGCTCGCGGACCGCTCGCCGCCGACGACGACCCCGTGCTCGCCGCCACGCGGCACCAGTTGCGCGAGTACTTCGACGGCGATCGGACGGCGTTCGACCTCCCGCTGCGCACCGACGGCAACGAGTTCGACACCGCCGTCTGGCATGCGCTCGCCGACATCCCGTGCGGCACCACGGTCACCTACGGTGACCTCGGAGAACGTCTCGGAGACCGACGACTGGCCCAGCGCGTCGGCCAGTCCGTCGGGCGCAACCCGATCCCGATCGTCCTGCCGTGTCACCGCGTCGTCGGCGCCGACGGTTCGCTCACGGGATTCGGCGGCGGACTCGCCCGTAAACGAATCCTCCTCGATCTCGAGGAGCCCGACGCCGACGACGGAATGCGGCTGTTCTGA
- a CDS encoding ATP-binding cassette domain-containing protein has translation MSNAPGPRLVAEDIAIGYSGGRLVSDGLDLSIDDGSFTVIVGPNACGKSTLLRALTRLLPPVRGRVLLDGKAIADHPAKVVAREIGLLPQSSIAPDGITVRDLVARGRFPHQGLLRQWSPRDQKVTDAAMRRTGVDDLADRFVDELSGGQRQRVWLAMALAQETSIVLLDEPTTYLDIAHQVEVLELCRALNEEEDKTIVAVLHDLNQACRYAHTLIAMKDGHVVGRGAPHDVLTEDLVREVFGVDALVTADPVTGTPLMLPRVGPRSPRQESADDAAAAIAK, from the coding sequence GTGTCGAATGCACCGGGCCCCCGACTGGTAGCCGAGGACATCGCGATCGGCTACTCCGGAGGACGGCTCGTCTCCGACGGCCTCGACCTGTCGATCGACGACGGATCGTTCACCGTCATCGTCGGCCCGAACGCATGCGGGAAGTCGACGTTGCTGCGCGCGCTGACACGACTGCTTCCACCGGTGCGAGGGCGAGTCCTGCTCGACGGCAAGGCCATCGCCGATCATCCCGCGAAAGTCGTGGCCCGAGAGATCGGGCTGCTGCCGCAGTCGTCGATCGCACCGGACGGCATCACCGTTCGCGATCTCGTCGCCCGCGGGCGATTCCCGCACCAGGGGCTTCTTCGTCAATGGTCGCCGCGCGACCAGAAGGTCACCGATGCGGCGATGCGACGCACGGGTGTCGACGATCTCGCCGACAGGTTCGTCGACGAGCTCTCCGGCGGACAGCGACAACGAGTGTGGCTGGCGATGGCCCTGGCACAGGAGACGTCGATCGTGCTGCTCGACGAACCGACCACCTATCTGGACATCGCGCACCAGGTGGAGGTCCTCGAACTGTGCCGGGCGCTCAACGAGGAGGAGGACAAGACGATCGTCGCCGTCCTGCACGACCTCAACCAGGCGTGCCGGTACGCGCACACCTTGATCGCGATGAAGGACGGGCACGTCGTGGGCAGGGGAGCGCCGCACGACGTCCTGACCGAAGACCTCGTCCGCGAGGTGTTCGGAGTCGACGCCCTGGTCACCGCCGACCCGGTGACCGGGACCCCGCTCATGCTGCCGCGCGTGGGACCCCGATCGCCCCGGCAGGAGTCGGCGGACGACGCGGCTGCCGCCATCGCGAAATAG
- a CDS encoding iron chelate uptake ABC transporter family permease subunit → MTTSRTRRAPVHWIAPLPGGRTIRMQRRAVGATIALVVVGLTVSVLAVTTGVYHVGLGDIGRAILGRGDSTDRLIVVDQRLPRTVAAWAIGGAMGLSGALFQTVSRNPLGSPDIVGFTTGAASGGLAAILLAGVTSSAAIASGTILGGLATALVVYLLSSARGVGGERLILVGIAVGAMLASINDYLITRADIEAAETARAWQFGSLNAISWSQAGPLLVAVAVLIPVTLAVSRPLAALEMGDDAAAGLGVDARRVRARILFLGVALAAVSVAAAGPIGFLALAAPQLAKRLARSAGITLVVSIAMGSTLLVVADFAAQRVLSPFQIPVGLVTGAVGGLYLLWLLSATGRR, encoded by the coding sequence GTGACGACGTCGAGAACCCGGCGAGCGCCGGTCCACTGGATCGCCCCGTTGCCGGGCGGACGCACGATCCGGATGCAGCGGCGCGCGGTGGGCGCGACGATCGCCCTCGTCGTCGTCGGCCTGACCGTCTCGGTGCTGGCCGTGACCACCGGCGTCTACCACGTCGGTCTCGGCGACATCGGACGTGCGATCCTCGGCCGCGGCGACTCCACCGATCGCTTGATCGTCGTCGATCAACGGTTGCCGAGGACCGTGGCCGCGTGGGCGATCGGCGGGGCGATGGGCCTCTCGGGCGCGCTGTTTCAGACCGTGTCGCGGAACCCGCTGGGCAGTCCCGACATCGTGGGCTTCACCACCGGCGCCGCATCGGGTGGACTCGCGGCGATCCTCCTCGCGGGAGTCACCTCGTCGGCGGCGATCGCATCCGGGACGATCCTCGGCGGTCTGGCGACCGCACTCGTCGTCTACCTGCTCTCTTCAGCCCGCGGAGTGGGCGGCGAACGACTGATCCTCGTCGGTATCGCTGTCGGTGCGATGCTGGCCTCGATCAACGACTATCTGATCACCCGCGCCGACATCGAAGCCGCGGAGACTGCGCGGGCGTGGCAGTTCGGCAGTCTCAACGCGATCTCTTGGTCGCAGGCCGGACCGTTGCTGGTCGCCGTGGCAGTGCTGATTCCCGTCACGCTCGCCGTGTCCCGTCCGCTCGCGGCGCTCGAGATGGGCGACGACGCCGCCGCGGGCCTCGGCGTCGACGCGCGTCGGGTCCGCGCCCGAATCCTGTTCCTGGGGGTGGCGCTGGCCGCGGTCTCGGTCGCGGCCGCCGGACCGATCGGGTTCCTGGCCCTGGCGGCGCCGCAACTGGCGAAACGTCTGGCTCGGTCGGCCGGTATCACCCTCGTCGTCTCGATCGCGATGGGGTCGACGCTGCTCGTAGTCGCCGACTTCGCGGCGCAACGGGTGCTCAGTCCGTTCCAGATTCCAGTCGGTCTCGTGACCGGAGCCGTCGGCGGACTCTATCTCCTGTGGCTGTTGTCGGCGACCGGCCGCCGATGA